The following are encoded in a window of Candidatus Moraniibacteriota bacterium genomic DNA:
- a CDS encoding endonuclease III has protein sequence MKKNPIQILQKLKDYYKETGPFASWSTPLELAVATILSAQCTDMRVNRVTPELFLKYKTAEAYAKANISDLEKIIYSTGYYKSKSRYVKEMGILLEKDYSGEIPRLYKELIRIPGISKKSACIIGAKAFRKFFGVAVDTHVARVAPRLGWSKSKNRDIISRDLEKIFPKKEYLNVNEYLIMLGRDVCIPRNPKCEQCILNSICPKKMG, from the coding sequence ATGAAAAAAAATCCAATTCAAATACTTCAAAAACTTAAAGATTATTATAAGGAAACAGGGCCCTTTGCATCTTGGTCTACTCCTTTAGAGTTGGCTGTCGCAACGATATTAAGTGCTCAGTGTACTGATATGCGGGTTAATCGCGTTACTCCAGAATTATTTTTAAAATATAAAACAGCAGAAGCTTATGCTAAAGCAAATATTTCTGATTTAGAAAAGATTATATATTCTACTGGATATTACAAAAGTAAATCACGATACGTTAAAGAAATGGGAATTCTTTTAGAGAAAGATTATTCTGGAGAGATTCCTCGACTTTACAAAGAGCTTATACGGATTCCAGGAATTTCTAAAAAAAGTGCTTGCATTATAGGGGCAAAAGCGTTTAGAAAATTTTTTGGTGTCGCTGTAGATACTCACGTGGCAAGGGTTGCTCCTCGTTTGGGATGGAGTAAAAGTAAAAATCGAGATATAATTTCTCGAGATTTGGAAAAAATATTTCCAAAAAAAGAGTATCTTAATGTGAATGAATATCTTATTATGTTAGGAAGGGATGTTTGCATACCAAGAAATCCAAAATGTGAGCAATGTATTCTTAACTCCATATGCCCCAAAAAAATGGGATAA
- a CDS encoding AI-2E family transporter: MFIFLPFMIPIIIAGVLASIFFRVYEWFWKKAHLGRIWGSLVSCLAVFLIIVIPFVLIVTLVTKEAYSMMNYFSENPELLSGGVEYFQSISNNLPIIDQQNITSIVKQGGALFVSVLQKTYSGLSHFFFSLFVMFFSLFYFFIDGKKMVRVIMNLSPLREDQEKELVKQFVSISKATLKGTIIIGFIQGILGAILFSLTGVPSPVTWGVVMMVSALIPAVGSGLVWIPVGVSMLLSGNILEGVIILSCGAGIISTIDNILRPRLVGRDSQMHPLLVFFATLGGIILFGIFGFIIGPIVVSLFLALIRIYEREFSFQLKEYNGNSQ; the protein is encoded by the coding sequence ATGTTTATTTTTCTTCCTTTTATGATCCCTATTATTATTGCGGGAGTTTTGGCTTCTATCTTTTTTAGAGTATATGAATGGTTTTGGAAAAAAGCGCATCTTGGAAGAATTTGGGGATCATTAGTATCTTGTCTTGCTGTCTTTCTTATTATTGTAATTCCTTTTGTTTTGATTGTGACACTCGTCACAAAAGAAGCATATTCGATGATGAATTATTTTTCTGAAAATCCTGAGCTTCTCAGTGGAGGTGTTGAATATTTTCAATCGATATCAAACAATCTTCCTATTATTGATCAGCAAAATATCACATCAATTGTTAAACAAGGAGGTGCTCTTTTTGTGAGTGTTCTACAAAAAACATATTCCGGTCTTTCTCATTTCTTTTTCTCTCTCTTTGTTATGTTTTTCTCTCTCTTTTATTTCTTTATTGATGGAAAAAAAATGGTTCGAGTTATTATGAATTTAAGTCCATTACGAGAGGATCAAGAGAAAGAGTTAGTAAAACAATTTGTTTCAATAAGTAAGGCAACTCTGAAAGGAACAATAATTATAGGTTTCATTCAAGGAATATTGGGTGCTATACTTTTTTCTTTGACTGGAGTTCCTTCTCCTGTTACATGGGGTGTTGTAATGATGGTATCTGCACTCATTCCTGCTGTGGGTAGTGGGCTTGTGTGGATTCCTGTGGGAGTTTCTATGTTACTTTCTGGTAATATTTTAGAGGGAGTTATTATTCTTTCTTGTGGAGCGGGAATTATCTCTACTATTGATAATATTCTTCGTCCAAGACTTGTTGGACGAGATAGTCAAATGCATCCACTTTTGGTTTTTTTTGCAACACTTGGAGGTATAATTCTCTTCGGTATTTTTGGTTTTATTATAGGACCTATCGTTGTTTCTTTATTTTTGGCACTTATCCGAATATACGAACGAGAGTTTTCTTTTCAACTCAAAGAATATAACG
- a CDS encoding DUF192 domain-containing protein, whose amino-acid sequence MKKIVFFIFLFLVIFLFFSEKNDFFLWNGKFTFIRVHQTRIKVDIVKTLEEKRKGLSGRDFLEKNQGMLFIFETEKRPSMWMKDMKFSLDFLWIDKNYRIVDITENASSASYPQQFYPKVDIRYVLEVPAGFVKENNILLNQYISFE is encoded by the coding sequence GTGAAAAAAATAGTATTTTTTATTTTTCTTTTTTTAGTTATTTTTTTATTTTTCTCTGAAAAAAATGATTTTTTTCTATGGAATGGAAAATTTACTTTTATAAGAGTGCATCAAACGAGGATTAAGGTTGATATCGTAAAAACTTTGGAAGAGAAGCGAAAAGGATTGTCGGGAAGAGACTTTTTAGAAAAGAATCAAGGAATGCTTTTTATCTTTGAGACAGAGAAACGACCCTCTATGTGGATGAAAGATATGAAATTTTCTTTAGATTTTTTATGGATAGATAAAAATTATCGTATTGTTGATATAACTGAAAACGCATCTTCCGCATCGTATCCTCAACAATTTTATCCCAAAGTAGATATTCGATATGTCCTGGAAGTTCCCGCTGGATTTGTAAAAGAAAATAATATTTTATTGAATCAATATATTTCTTTCGAATAA
- a CDS encoding metal-sulfur cluster assembly factor, which translates to MEIKENILRKKIARQIYKVLDPELFISIVDLGLIYGIQIKGKEVLLTMTLTTIGCPLFESIEKEIRSKILSLQEVQSVSIQIVFDPPWSVQMASPKALAELGL; encoded by the coding sequence ATGGAAATCAAAGAGAATATTTTACGAAAAAAAATAGCTCGACAAATTTATAAAGTACTTGATCCAGAACTCTTTATTTCCATAGTTGATCTTGGTCTTATTTATGGTATTCAAATAAAAGGAAAAGAAGTTCTTCTTACTATGACACTCACTACAATTGGCTGTCCTCTTTTTGAATCCATTGAAAAAGAAATTCGTTCGAAGATACTCTCTTTGCAAGAAGTACAAAGTGTTTCTATACAAATAGTTTTTGATCCTCCCTGGTCTGTACAAATGGCCTCGCCAAAAGCTTTGGCCGAACTTGGCTTATAA